One Pieris napi chromosome W, ilPieNapi1.2, whole genome shotgun sequence DNA segment encodes these proteins:
- the LOC125062046 gene encoding uncharacterized protein LOC125062046 has translation MAIELEDVNERSVLTLHFRFNSDLAVELDGRVLAVVGSVSRLNSHVYPLVDLYGKVCQVSVLLHPYSITSGTSLDLPIIAENRREESLAELEQELENTSEDRLRRRNRAFSENNLIEDFEMAGPSADVGDASFDDVRVARSKVMHRSLTLTSDRGPGVVQKSRSTHNFGTEEFDGRARADCDTNIRHNDRYPEADVDNLDNEIVDALTLETGNLPDLTEERSSSTDDSARRDDAETFSVENLNYLNRILGLDRESEGSLEAEWEASGEGCEHLHLVLKYWNFLVLPYPELRRAVSWGQVECYCGNCVPDAEPSFAGWVRIERIDGIGAATRGFWHIVRSTLGAAQAVERAVAKRPAEMSSTLLTTPSDVWMDEEGKPHHTVLAIEIDIEGNEADKDRLLAFLIYMKPHIVFVDDNPPSLDE, from the exons ATGGCTATCGAGCTCGAAGATGTGAACGAGCGGTCGGTTCTGACTCTCCACTTCAGGTTCAACAGTGATCTGGCGGTGGAGTTAGACGGAAGAGTTTTAGCCGTCGTCGGATCTGTCTCGAGACTCAACAGCCACGTGTACCCCTTGGTCGATCTCTACGGAAAAGTTTGTCAG gTCTCGGTCTTGCTCCATCCGTATTCTATTACGAGTGGAACGTCCCTAGATTTGCCGATAATCGCTGAAAACAGACGCGAAGAATCTCTAGCGGAGCTCGAGCAGGAACTGGAGAATACGAGTGAAGATAGATTGCGGCGTCGAAACCGGGCGTTCAGTGAAAACAATTTGATAGAGGATTTCGAGATGGCGGGGCCCAGCGCGGACGTCGGAGACGCCTCATTCGACGACGTCAGAGTCGCGCGGAGCAAAGTGATGCATCGGAGTTTAACGCTGACCTCGGACAGGGGGCCCGGGGTCGTGCAGAAGAGTCGCTCCACTCACAATTTCGGGACCGAGGAATTCGACGGACGAGCGAGGGCCGACTGCGATACGAACATTCGGCACAACGACCGCTACCCCGAAGCCGACGTCGACAATCTGGATAACGAAATCGTGGACGCCCTCACCTTGGAGACGGGGAATCTTCCGGATCTAACCGAGGAACGCTCCTCGTCGACGGACGACTCCGCTCGAAGGGACGACGCCGAAACGTTTTCGGTggagaatttaaattatttgaacagGATTTTGGGCCTCGATCGAGAGAGCGAAGGGAGTCTGGAGGCGGAGTGGGAGGCCTCGGGCGAAGGCTGCGAGCATCTGCATCTGGTGCTGAAGTATTGGAACTTTTTGGTGCTGCCTTACCCGGAGTTGAGGAGAGCGGTTTCTTGGGGACAAGTCGAGTGCTACTGCGGCAATTGCGTGCCGGACGCCGAGCCGTCGTTCGCCG gtTGGGTCCGCATCGAGCGCATCGACGGTATCGGTGCGGCGACACGTGGCTTCTGGCACATCGTCCGCTCGACACTCGGCGCGGCACAGGCGGTCGAGCGAGCCGTCGCTAAGCGACCGGCCGAGATGTCTTCCACCCTTCTGACTACGCCTAGCGATGT GTGGATGGACGAAGAAGGGAAGCCGCATCATACAGTTTTAGCCATAGAAATCGATATAga GGGCAACGAAGCCGACAAAGACAGGCTGCTAGCCTTTCTCATTTACATGAAGCCTCACATCGTTTTCGTCGACGATAATCCACCGAGCCTCGACGAATGA